From Sparus aurata chromosome 9, fSpaAur1.1, whole genome shotgun sequence, a single genomic window includes:
- the LOC115588076 gene encoding protein FAM126B isoform X1 codes for MLGSERGVVEEWLSEFKSLPETHIPSYAGSLHLKKSLVPALYRVIQDPNNELLEPVCHQLFELYRSSEDRLRRFTLQFLPELVWVYLRITASRDRQSNGCIEALLLGIYNLEIVDKDGNSRLLSFTIPSLSKPSIYHEPSSLGSMALTEGALCQHDLIRVVYSGLHPQRETFTAQNRFEVLCFLMLCYNSAVVYMPLSSYQSVCRMSSRLCVCGFPRQQQKLWREPCNRVLLDPEFMVQMLTAVYHAIYNGEWEMGREALEDILYRAQLELYSQPLLLGNAMKNSLPDNAPDEPRGRKVLQVEVTPTISRISISAITTASIRRHRWKREVWKLHKKELLDCFDYSTGAELSLIVNPPSLAQNHHHHHTTWDPAANEERGRRPHSHHSSSSSSIIPPITFEDADGMSGGEDSFNVNDPDEGFSSGASNSSQPSGTKTGGGVGQRGGSLNSSSSSIKKAITARLSRDKEKEREKEADLSADHQVPMRRHHQRQQSPPASINLDAIQLSPIKKHLSFPAGPALVRTGSTSSSKSFDCMSFNLNGSDLREKAAGGSDKEGGLPAGGSHRQSTISLKEEHLIRPEDAQDLLSPGAPLTKQSRSPSFNMQIISQV; via the exons ATGCTGGGTTCAGAGCGCGGTGTTGTCGAAGAATGGCTCTCAGAATTCAAG TCCTTACCAGAAACCCACATCCCCAGCTACGCCGGCAGCCTTCATCTGAAGAAGTCCCTGGTGCCAGCACTCTACAGAGTCATCCAAGACCCCAACAATGAG CTACTGGAGCCCGTGTGCCACCAACTGTTCGAGCTGTACAGGAGCTCTGAAGACCGCCTGCGCCGTTTCACCTTGCAGTTCCTGCCTGAGCTGGTGTGGGTATACCTGCGCATCACAGCCAGCAGGGATCGCCAGAGCAATGGGTGCATCGAGGCCCTCCTCCTGGGTATCTACAACCTG GAGATCGTGGACAAAGACGGCAACAGCAGGCTCCTCTCCTTCACAATCCCATCTCTGTCCAAACCATCGATATATCACGAG CCTTCTAGCCTGGGATCCATGGCCCTGACAGAGGGGGCCCTCTGTCAACATGACCTGATCAGAGTGGTGTACAGCGGCCTCCACCCTCAGAGAGAGAccttcacagctcagaacaG gTTTGAAGTGCTGTGTTTCCTCATGCTCTGCTACAACTCTGCTGTGGTATACATGCCCCTGTCATCCTATCAGTCAGTCTGCAGAATGAGCTCAAG gttgtgtgtatgtggctTCCCCCGGCAGCAGCAGAAGCTTTGGAGGGAACCGTGCAACCGCGTGCTGCTGGACCCCGAGTTCATGGTGCAGATGCTGACTGCCGTCTATCACGCTAT ATACAACGGCGAATGGGAAATGGGACGGGAAGCCCTGGAGGACATTCTGTACAGAGCCCAGCTGGAGCTTTACTCCCAACCTCTCCTG CTGGGAAACGCCATGAAGAACTCGCTGCCAGACAACGCACCCGACGAGCCGCGGGGGCGCAAGGTGCTCCAGGTGGAGGTGACACCCACCATTAGCCGCATCTCCATCTCGGCCATCACCACCGCCTCCATACGACGCCACCGCTGGAAGAGAGAGG TGTGGAAACTCCACAAGAAGGAGCTACTTG ATTGTTTTGACTACTCAACCGGTGCAGAGTTGAGCCTCATCGTCAATCCGCCTAGCCTCGCCcagaaccaccaccaccaccacactaCCTGGGACCCCGCAGCcaatgaggagagaggaaggcgGCCTCACAgccaccacagcagcagcagcagcagcatcattcCCCCCATCACATTTGAGG ATGCTGATGGCATGAGCGGTGGGGAAGATTCCTTCAACGTCAACGACCCTGACGAGGGTTTCTCTTCTGGGGCATCCAATAGCAGCCAGCCCAGCGGCACCAAGACAGGCGGCGGCGTAGGGCAGAGGGGCGGCAgtctgaacagcagcagcagcagcatcaagaAGGCCATCACAGCCCGGCTGTCTCGTGACAAAGAGAAGGAGCGGGAGAAGGAGGCGGATTTGTCAGCGGACCACCAGGTCCCCATGAGGAGGCACCACCAGAGGCAGCAGTCACCCCCAGCCAGCATCAACTTGGATGCCATCCAGCTGAGCCCCATCAAGAAGCACCTGAGCTTCCCCGCGGGGCCTGCTCTGGTGCGGACTGgcagcacctcctccagcaAGTCCTTTGACTGCATGAGTTTCAACCTGAATGGCAGCGACCTGCGAGAGAAGGCGGCGGGAGGCTCAGACAAAGAAGGAGGGCTCCCAGCAGGCGGCTCCCACCGACAGTCCACCATCAGCCTGAAGGAGGAGCACCTCATCAGGCCAGAGGACGCCCAGGACCTCCTATCTCCTGGAGCTCCTCTCACCAAGCAGTCCCGCTCCCCCAGCTTCAACATGCAGATCATATCACAGGTCTAA
- the LOC115588076 gene encoding protein FAM126B isoform X2, with protein MLGSERGVVEEWLSEFKSLPETHIPSYAGSLHLKKSLVPALYRVIQDPNNELLEPVCHQLFELYRSSEDRLRRFTLQFLPELVWVYLRITASRDRQSNGCIEALLLGIYNLEIVDKDGNSRLLSFTIPSLSKPSIYHEPSSLGSMALTEGALCQHDLIRVVYSGLHPQRETFTAQNRFEVLCFLMLCYNSAVVYMPLSSYQSVCRMSSRLCVCGFPRQQQKLWREPCNRVLLDPEFMVQMLTAVYHAIYNGEWEMGREALEDILYRAQLELYSQPLLLGNAMKNSLPDNAPDEPRGRKVLQVEVTPTISRISISAITTASIRRHRWKREDCFDYSTGAELSLIVNPPSLAQNHHHHHTTWDPAANEERGRRPHSHHSSSSSSIIPPITFEDADGMSGGEDSFNVNDPDEGFSSGASNSSQPSGTKTGGGVGQRGGSLNSSSSSIKKAITARLSRDKEKEREKEADLSADHQVPMRRHHQRQQSPPASINLDAIQLSPIKKHLSFPAGPALVRTGSTSSSKSFDCMSFNLNGSDLREKAAGGSDKEGGLPAGGSHRQSTISLKEEHLIRPEDAQDLLSPGAPLTKQSRSPSFNMQIISQV; from the exons ATGCTGGGTTCAGAGCGCGGTGTTGTCGAAGAATGGCTCTCAGAATTCAAG TCCTTACCAGAAACCCACATCCCCAGCTACGCCGGCAGCCTTCATCTGAAGAAGTCCCTGGTGCCAGCACTCTACAGAGTCATCCAAGACCCCAACAATGAG CTACTGGAGCCCGTGTGCCACCAACTGTTCGAGCTGTACAGGAGCTCTGAAGACCGCCTGCGCCGTTTCACCTTGCAGTTCCTGCCTGAGCTGGTGTGGGTATACCTGCGCATCACAGCCAGCAGGGATCGCCAGAGCAATGGGTGCATCGAGGCCCTCCTCCTGGGTATCTACAACCTG GAGATCGTGGACAAAGACGGCAACAGCAGGCTCCTCTCCTTCACAATCCCATCTCTGTCCAAACCATCGATATATCACGAG CCTTCTAGCCTGGGATCCATGGCCCTGACAGAGGGGGCCCTCTGTCAACATGACCTGATCAGAGTGGTGTACAGCGGCCTCCACCCTCAGAGAGAGAccttcacagctcagaacaG gTTTGAAGTGCTGTGTTTCCTCATGCTCTGCTACAACTCTGCTGTGGTATACATGCCCCTGTCATCCTATCAGTCAGTCTGCAGAATGAGCTCAAG gttgtgtgtatgtggctTCCCCCGGCAGCAGCAGAAGCTTTGGAGGGAACCGTGCAACCGCGTGCTGCTGGACCCCGAGTTCATGGTGCAGATGCTGACTGCCGTCTATCACGCTAT ATACAACGGCGAATGGGAAATGGGACGGGAAGCCCTGGAGGACATTCTGTACAGAGCCCAGCTGGAGCTTTACTCCCAACCTCTCCTG CTGGGAAACGCCATGAAGAACTCGCTGCCAGACAACGCACCCGACGAGCCGCGGGGGCGCAAGGTGCTCCAGGTGGAGGTGACACCCACCATTAGCCGCATCTCCATCTCGGCCATCACCACCGCCTCCATACGACGCCACCGCTGGAAGAGAGAGG ATTGTTTTGACTACTCAACCGGTGCAGAGTTGAGCCTCATCGTCAATCCGCCTAGCCTCGCCcagaaccaccaccaccaccacactaCCTGGGACCCCGCAGCcaatgaggagagaggaaggcgGCCTCACAgccaccacagcagcagcagcagcagcatcattcCCCCCATCACATTTGAGG ATGCTGATGGCATGAGCGGTGGGGAAGATTCCTTCAACGTCAACGACCCTGACGAGGGTTTCTCTTCTGGGGCATCCAATAGCAGCCAGCCCAGCGGCACCAAGACAGGCGGCGGCGTAGGGCAGAGGGGCGGCAgtctgaacagcagcagcagcagcatcaagaAGGCCATCACAGCCCGGCTGTCTCGTGACAAAGAGAAGGAGCGGGAGAAGGAGGCGGATTTGTCAGCGGACCACCAGGTCCCCATGAGGAGGCACCACCAGAGGCAGCAGTCACCCCCAGCCAGCATCAACTTGGATGCCATCCAGCTGAGCCCCATCAAGAAGCACCTGAGCTTCCCCGCGGGGCCTGCTCTGGTGCGGACTGgcagcacctcctccagcaAGTCCTTTGACTGCATGAGTTTCAACCTGAATGGCAGCGACCTGCGAGAGAAGGCGGCGGGAGGCTCAGACAAAGAAGGAGGGCTCCCAGCAGGCGGCTCCCACCGACAGTCCACCATCAGCCTGAAGGAGGAGCACCTCATCAGGCCAGAGGACGCCCAGGACCTCCTATCTCCTGGAGCTCCTCTCACCAAGCAGTCCCGCTCCCCCAGCTTCAACATGCAGATCATATCACAGGTCTAA
- the LOC115588076 gene encoding protein FAM126B isoform X4: MLGSERGVVEEWLSEFKSLPETHIPSYAGSLHLKKSLVPALYRVIQDPNNELLEPVCHQLFELYRSSEDRLRRFTLQFLPELVWVYLRITASRDRQSNGCIEALLLGIYNLEIVDKDGNSRLLSFTIPSLSKPSIYHEPSSLGSMALTEGALCQHDLIRVVYSGLHPQRETFTAQNRFEVLCFLMLCYNSAVVYMPLSSYQSVCRMSSRLCVCGFPRQQQKLWREPCNRVLLDPEFMVQMLTAVYHAIYNGEWEMGREALEDILYRAQLELYSQPLLLGNAMKNSLPDNAPDEPRGRKVLQVEVTPTISRISISAITTASIRRHRWKREDADGMSGGEDSFNVNDPDEGFSSGASNSSQPSGTKTGGGVGQRGGSLNSSSSSIKKAITARLSRDKEKEREKEADLSADHQVPMRRHHQRQQSPPASINLDAIQLSPIKKHLSFPAGPALVRTGSTSSSKSFDCMSFNLNGSDLREKAAGGSDKEGGLPAGGSHRQSTISLKEEHLIRPEDAQDLLSPGAPLTKQSRSPSFNMQIISQV, encoded by the exons ATGCTGGGTTCAGAGCGCGGTGTTGTCGAAGAATGGCTCTCAGAATTCAAG TCCTTACCAGAAACCCACATCCCCAGCTACGCCGGCAGCCTTCATCTGAAGAAGTCCCTGGTGCCAGCACTCTACAGAGTCATCCAAGACCCCAACAATGAG CTACTGGAGCCCGTGTGCCACCAACTGTTCGAGCTGTACAGGAGCTCTGAAGACCGCCTGCGCCGTTTCACCTTGCAGTTCCTGCCTGAGCTGGTGTGGGTATACCTGCGCATCACAGCCAGCAGGGATCGCCAGAGCAATGGGTGCATCGAGGCCCTCCTCCTGGGTATCTACAACCTG GAGATCGTGGACAAAGACGGCAACAGCAGGCTCCTCTCCTTCACAATCCCATCTCTGTCCAAACCATCGATATATCACGAG CCTTCTAGCCTGGGATCCATGGCCCTGACAGAGGGGGCCCTCTGTCAACATGACCTGATCAGAGTGGTGTACAGCGGCCTCCACCCTCAGAGAGAGAccttcacagctcagaacaG gTTTGAAGTGCTGTGTTTCCTCATGCTCTGCTACAACTCTGCTGTGGTATACATGCCCCTGTCATCCTATCAGTCAGTCTGCAGAATGAGCTCAAG gttgtgtgtatgtggctTCCCCCGGCAGCAGCAGAAGCTTTGGAGGGAACCGTGCAACCGCGTGCTGCTGGACCCCGAGTTCATGGTGCAGATGCTGACTGCCGTCTATCACGCTAT ATACAACGGCGAATGGGAAATGGGACGGGAAGCCCTGGAGGACATTCTGTACAGAGCCCAGCTGGAGCTTTACTCCCAACCTCTCCTG CTGGGAAACGCCATGAAGAACTCGCTGCCAGACAACGCACCCGACGAGCCGCGGGGGCGCAAGGTGCTCCAGGTGGAGGTGACACCCACCATTAGCCGCATCTCCATCTCGGCCATCACCACCGCCTCCATACGACGCCACCGCTGGAAGAGAGAGG ATGCTGATGGCATGAGCGGTGGGGAAGATTCCTTCAACGTCAACGACCCTGACGAGGGTTTCTCTTCTGGGGCATCCAATAGCAGCCAGCCCAGCGGCACCAAGACAGGCGGCGGCGTAGGGCAGAGGGGCGGCAgtctgaacagcagcagcagcagcatcaagaAGGCCATCACAGCCCGGCTGTCTCGTGACAAAGAGAAGGAGCGGGAGAAGGAGGCGGATTTGTCAGCGGACCACCAGGTCCCCATGAGGAGGCACCACCAGAGGCAGCAGTCACCCCCAGCCAGCATCAACTTGGATGCCATCCAGCTGAGCCCCATCAAGAAGCACCTGAGCTTCCCCGCGGGGCCTGCTCTGGTGCGGACTGgcagcacctcctccagcaAGTCCTTTGACTGCATGAGTTTCAACCTGAATGGCAGCGACCTGCGAGAGAAGGCGGCGGGAGGCTCAGACAAAGAAGGAGGGCTCCCAGCAGGCGGCTCCCACCGACAGTCCACCATCAGCCTGAAGGAGGAGCACCTCATCAGGCCAGAGGACGCCCAGGACCTCCTATCTCCTGGAGCTCCTCTCACCAAGCAGTCCCGCTCCCCCAGCTTCAACATGCAGATCATATCACAGGTCTAA
- the LOC115588076 gene encoding protein FAM126B isoform X3 has protein sequence MLGSERGVVEEWLSEFKSLPETHIPSYAGSLHLKKSLVPALYRVIQDPNNELLEPVCHQLFELYRSSEDRLRRFTLQFLPELVWVYLRITASRDRQSNGCIEALLLGIYNLEIVDKDGNSRLLSFTIPSLSKPSIYHEPSSLGSMALTEGALCQHDLIRVVYSGLHPQRETFTAQNRFEVLCFLMLCYNSAVVYMPLSSYQSVCRMSSRLCVCGFPRQQQKLWREPCNRVLLDPEFMVQMLTAVYHAIYNGEWEMGREALEDILYRAQLELYSQPLLLGNAMKNSLPDNAPDEPRGRKVLQVEVTPTISRISISAITTASIRRHRWKREVWKLHKKELLDADGMSGGEDSFNVNDPDEGFSSGASNSSQPSGTKTGGGVGQRGGSLNSSSSSIKKAITARLSRDKEKEREKEADLSADHQVPMRRHHQRQQSPPASINLDAIQLSPIKKHLSFPAGPALVRTGSTSSSKSFDCMSFNLNGSDLREKAAGGSDKEGGLPAGGSHRQSTISLKEEHLIRPEDAQDLLSPGAPLTKQSRSPSFNMQIISQV, from the exons ATGCTGGGTTCAGAGCGCGGTGTTGTCGAAGAATGGCTCTCAGAATTCAAG TCCTTACCAGAAACCCACATCCCCAGCTACGCCGGCAGCCTTCATCTGAAGAAGTCCCTGGTGCCAGCACTCTACAGAGTCATCCAAGACCCCAACAATGAG CTACTGGAGCCCGTGTGCCACCAACTGTTCGAGCTGTACAGGAGCTCTGAAGACCGCCTGCGCCGTTTCACCTTGCAGTTCCTGCCTGAGCTGGTGTGGGTATACCTGCGCATCACAGCCAGCAGGGATCGCCAGAGCAATGGGTGCATCGAGGCCCTCCTCCTGGGTATCTACAACCTG GAGATCGTGGACAAAGACGGCAACAGCAGGCTCCTCTCCTTCACAATCCCATCTCTGTCCAAACCATCGATATATCACGAG CCTTCTAGCCTGGGATCCATGGCCCTGACAGAGGGGGCCCTCTGTCAACATGACCTGATCAGAGTGGTGTACAGCGGCCTCCACCCTCAGAGAGAGAccttcacagctcagaacaG gTTTGAAGTGCTGTGTTTCCTCATGCTCTGCTACAACTCTGCTGTGGTATACATGCCCCTGTCATCCTATCAGTCAGTCTGCAGAATGAGCTCAAG gttgtgtgtatgtggctTCCCCCGGCAGCAGCAGAAGCTTTGGAGGGAACCGTGCAACCGCGTGCTGCTGGACCCCGAGTTCATGGTGCAGATGCTGACTGCCGTCTATCACGCTAT ATACAACGGCGAATGGGAAATGGGACGGGAAGCCCTGGAGGACATTCTGTACAGAGCCCAGCTGGAGCTTTACTCCCAACCTCTCCTG CTGGGAAACGCCATGAAGAACTCGCTGCCAGACAACGCACCCGACGAGCCGCGGGGGCGCAAGGTGCTCCAGGTGGAGGTGACACCCACCATTAGCCGCATCTCCATCTCGGCCATCACCACCGCCTCCATACGACGCCACCGCTGGAAGAGAGAGG TGTGGAAACTCCACAAGAAGGAGCTACTTG ATGCTGATGGCATGAGCGGTGGGGAAGATTCCTTCAACGTCAACGACCCTGACGAGGGTTTCTCTTCTGGGGCATCCAATAGCAGCCAGCCCAGCGGCACCAAGACAGGCGGCGGCGTAGGGCAGAGGGGCGGCAgtctgaacagcagcagcagcagcatcaagaAGGCCATCACAGCCCGGCTGTCTCGTGACAAAGAGAAGGAGCGGGAGAAGGAGGCGGATTTGTCAGCGGACCACCAGGTCCCCATGAGGAGGCACCACCAGAGGCAGCAGTCACCCCCAGCCAGCATCAACTTGGATGCCATCCAGCTGAGCCCCATCAAGAAGCACCTGAGCTTCCCCGCGGGGCCTGCTCTGGTGCGGACTGgcagcacctcctccagcaAGTCCTTTGACTGCATGAGTTTCAACCTGAATGGCAGCGACCTGCGAGAGAAGGCGGCGGGAGGCTCAGACAAAGAAGGAGGGCTCCCAGCAGGCGGCTCCCACCGACAGTCCACCATCAGCCTGAAGGAGGAGCACCTCATCAGGCCAGAGGACGCCCAGGACCTCCTATCTCCTGGAGCTCCTCTCACCAAGCAGTCCCGCTCCCCCAGCTTCAACATGCAGATCATATCACAGGTCTAA